The Akkermansia sp. N21116 genome includes a region encoding these proteins:
- a CDS encoding discoidin domain-containing protein: MNQRSFSHAVRRGAALIWLLLILIAGVAIVGYNIYQSKQQKDKIAHQEKLKKEQALAQKKAEEKARIERELLEKARKAKEDKERKEREKQEELDRERKEREEEEAARKKALEEERREREEEEAKEKAKQEEERARKEHEAMMQKKFPFAAKYEKFPIHSLTRTPEQIAQLLSYIDKVSLKANAPFTGKSFTGRDWATPKDVLKKLPDRLLFKVKNPKNQDLNVLLLLNSPQARLDIAQWIFLKNADSQLFKKLASDPKHGSIVSQFMNNLNWIESFVYAGANQKTAQGLDFLVNLVAHDPQIPTNPMKRKIATAIAAEFGRAECYDKEGSDPYSMAKVRYDYFSSSWQEGELNATFDQLQDWDMRIVCGTRPQNSGFGSATTLRWLRENCTLQEGSYPMAACQVPYRLENIFGDSIHGQDYYKPFESIYPENYSKQTRDIGSVCGGNATFGTSSACANGIAALTMGEPGHCAFAIRVNNKWQRCFSIDWKHSCHWTVWGETQWSFLELTQDFFQEGYRANLSMQIAALGEMMAETDNAAKAPYFFELATDIQPLNYAAWTSYANFLKKAFPDDVDKWKKLNEGICLGIAGKHPEVCAVTLTKYVYPRLLALLKDEKDKITAFESYMKNLKQPESDKWPLDEFLKQQADSLSASDPAVVAYFKTLFEHLLNKPAYAAQTLAWAQEYEKSLNDDTRNKVAELAMSSVGNTTMDKADKDKLQAAALIGAENSRDIDTFQSISKQYKDRITGSLPEFQPFSGELLSSGGLVRFSSVSQQYGDPLQHGGIIETSGGNFHTDNKNEEEWAEVIMSKPGTLSGIVIATTGNNHDRLHDWKVETSMDGNSWTPAATLPSPVKESVIRVDLKGKNTIARHIRVVRGGKKDFFSLRAILVYGQKAA, translated from the coding sequence ATGAACCAACGTTCTTTTTCCCATGCCGTCCGCCGGGGTGCAGCCTTGATATGGCTTCTGTTGATCCTGATCGCCGGAGTTGCTATCGTCGGTTACAACATCTATCAGAGTAAACAGCAAAAAGATAAAATAGCTCATCAGGAGAAGCTCAAGAAAGAACAGGCCCTCGCCCAGAAAAAGGCTGAAGAAAAAGCACGTATCGAACGGGAACTTCTGGAAAAGGCCCGCAAAGCCAAAGAGGATAAGGAACGCAAGGAGCGCGAAAAACAGGAAGAACTCGACCGCGAGCGCAAGGAACGCGAAGAAGAAGAAGCCGCCCGTAAAAAAGCATTGGAAGAAGAACGCCGGGAACGCGAAGAGGAAGAGGCAAAAGAAAAGGCCAAACAGGAAGAGGAACGTGCCCGCAAGGAACACGAAGCCATGATGCAAAAGAAATTCCCCTTCGCTGCCAAATACGAAAAATTCCCCATCCACTCCCTGACTCGTACTCCGGAACAAATTGCTCAACTCCTCTCGTATATCGACAAAGTTTCCCTTAAAGCCAACGCGCCTTTCACCGGGAAATCCTTTACCGGCCGAGACTGGGCCACCCCCAAGGATGTCCTGAAAAAACTCCCCGACAGACTCCTCTTCAAGGTAAAGAATCCCAAGAATCAGGATCTCAATGTCCTGCTGCTCCTCAACTCACCGCAGGCAAGGCTGGATATAGCCCAATGGATCTTCCTGAAAAATGCAGACTCCCAGCTCTTCAAAAAACTGGCATCGGATCCGAAACACGGCTCCATCGTTTCCCAGTTCATGAACAATCTGAACTGGATCGAAAGTTTCGTGTATGCCGGAGCCAATCAGAAAACGGCGCAAGGGCTCGACTTCCTCGTCAATCTCGTTGCGCACGACCCGCAAATTCCCACCAACCCGATGAAGCGAAAAATAGCGACGGCGATCGCTGCGGAATTCGGAAGGGCGGAATGCTACGACAAGGAAGGCAGCGATCCGTACAGCATGGCCAAAGTCCGTTACGACTACTTTTCCTCCAGCTGGCAAGAAGGAGAGCTCAATGCTACGTTTGACCAATTGCAGGATTGGGATATGCGCATCGTCTGCGGTACCCGTCCTCAAAACAGCGGCTTCGGTTCCGCCACCACTCTTAGGTGGCTCCGGGAAAACTGCACTCTTCAGGAGGGGTCCTATCCCATGGCCGCATGCCAGGTTCCCTACCGTCTGGAAAACATCTTCGGCGACAGTATCCACGGTCAGGACTATTACAAACCGTTCGAATCCATCTACCCCGAAAACTACAGCAAGCAAACACGCGATATCGGTTCCGTCTGCGGCGGCAATGCGACTTTCGGGACGTCTTCAGCCTGCGCCAACGGCATCGCCGCCCTTACGATGGGAGAACCCGGCCATTGCGCATTTGCCATCCGCGTGAATAACAAATGGCAACGTTGTTTCTCCATCGACTGGAAGCACAGCTGCCACTGGACCGTGTGGGGAGAAACCCAATGGTCCTTCCTGGAATTGACCCAGGATTTTTTCCAGGAAGGCTACCGCGCCAACCTGTCCATGCAGATCGCCGCCCTTGGAGAAATGATGGCCGAAACCGACAATGCCGCCAAGGCTCCCTACTTTTTCGAACTCGCCACCGACATCCAGCCGCTCAACTACGCCGCGTGGACATCCTATGCCAACTTCCTCAAAAAAGCCTTCCCCGACGACGTCGATAAATGGAAAAAACTCAATGAAGGCATCTGCCTCGGCATTGCCGGCAAACACCCGGAAGTCTGTGCCGTCACTCTGACGAAATACGTCTATCCGCGCCTGCTTGCCCTTCTCAAAGATGAAAAGGACAAAATCACTGCCTTCGAATCCTACATGAAGAATCTCAAGCAGCCGGAATCCGACAAATGGCCTCTGGACGAATTCCTCAAGCAACAGGCTGATAGCCTCTCGGCGTCCGATCCTGCAGTCGTCGCCTACTTCAAAACCCTTTTCGAACATCTCCTCAATAAACCCGCCTACGCAGCACAAACGCTCGCCTGGGCTCAGGAATACGAAAAATCCCTTAACGACGACACCCGTAACAAAGTTGCCGAGCTAGCCATGTCCTCCGTCGGCAATACAACCATGGACAAAGCCGATAAGGACAAATTGCAGGCCGCTGCCCTCATCGGTGCGGAAAACAGCCGCGACATCGACACGTTCCAGAGTATCAGCAAACAGTATAAGGACCGTATTACCGGTTCCCTTCCGGAATTCCAGCCCTTTTCAGGAGAACTGCTCTCTTCCGGCGGATTGGTCCGCTTCAGTTCCGTCTCCCAACAGTACGGAGACCCGCTCCAACACGGTGGCATCATCGAAACAAGCGGAGGCAATTTCCATACTGACAACAAAAACGAAGAAGAATGGGCCGAAGTCATCATGTCCAAACCCGGGACACTCTCCGGTATTGTCATCGCCACGACCGGAAACAACCACGACCGCCTCCACGATTGGAAGGTTGAAACCTCAATGGACGGCAACTCATGGACTCCGGCCGCAACCCTGCCTTCCCCCGTCAAAGAATCCGTTATCCGCGTTGATCTCAAAGGTAAAAACACAATAGCACGCCACATTCGCGTTGTCCGCGGAGGCAAAAAAGACTTTTTCTCGTTGCGAGCTATTCTCGTCTACGGACAAAAAGCTGCCTGA
- a CDS encoding MFS transporter produces the protein MFRTKDLLVVTSLPEEKVPLWTRDYILACCSNLMMGLAFFELVPVLPLYLTGTLRVSSGWLGWIMSIYVVAAIISRPWFAQKVDTGDRKRIYIVVYVLLALSFSGYAVATTALFVLLTRFVQGVIWGGMTTSGPTLAVDIIPPSRRGEGLGFFGMTMTLGMCLGPVIGLEFYQKNGFEFITWTSLVLCLCGAGIASLIRAPRAPRQEAVRETPGSVLDRLVLRVGIPLAVNVMMASFSYGVVAVYSALYGKMYGFRYAGLFYALMGAGMLISRFIVGRQIDRGRVAELSVISLSILTFSFASLALFPLEGIYYASAILIGFGFGIFIPTFQTMKLNMADRGHRGAVNSTFFTAFDIGVGAGMFFGGKIFAWLSLNWAFGVGAMLNLLAIVYFYRISLDHYRRNKLGVDSE, from the coding sequence ATGTTTCGGACTAAAGATCTGCTCGTGGTCACCTCTCTCCCGGAGGAGAAAGTCCCCTTGTGGACGCGCGACTATATTCTGGCTTGTTGTTCCAACTTGATGATGGGTCTTGCCTTCTTTGAACTGGTTCCCGTCCTTCCCTTGTATTTGACGGGTACTCTGCGTGTCTCTTCCGGTTGGCTGGGATGGATCATGTCGATTTATGTGGTTGCGGCCATTATATCCCGCCCCTGGTTTGCCCAGAAGGTCGATACGGGGGACCGTAAAAGAATTTATATCGTTGTATATGTTCTTCTGGCCCTCTCCTTTTCCGGTTATGCTGTGGCGACGACGGCTTTGTTCGTGTTGTTGACACGTTTTGTCCAAGGGGTGATATGGGGAGGGATGACGACATCGGGGCCGACTTTGGCCGTCGATATCATTCCGCCTTCACGACGTGGGGAGGGATTGGGATTCTTCGGCATGACGATGACGCTGGGCATGTGTCTGGGACCTGTGATCGGTCTTGAGTTCTACCAGAAAAACGGGTTTGAATTTATTACGTGGACATCGTTGGTTTTGTGTTTGTGCGGCGCCGGGATTGCCTCTCTGATCCGTGCTCCGAGAGCTCCCCGTCAGGAAGCCGTCCGGGAAACGCCCGGAAGTGTTCTGGATCGGCTTGTGCTGCGTGTTGGTATTCCTTTGGCTGTCAATGTGATGATGGCTTCCTTCTCCTATGGAGTCGTAGCGGTGTATTCGGCCTTGTACGGCAAGATGTACGGCTTCCGTTATGCCGGCTTGTTTTATGCCTTGATGGGGGCAGGCATGTTGATTTCACGATTTATTGTCGGGCGGCAGATTGATCGTGGTCGAGTGGCGGAGTTGTCTGTCATTTCCCTATCTATTCTGACGTTTAGCTTTGCATCGCTTGCTTTGTTCCCTCTGGAGGGGATTTATTATGCATCGGCCATACTGATCGGCTTTGGATTCGGTATCTTTATCCCCACGTTTCAAACAATGAAGCTGAACATGGCGGACCGCGGGCATCGGGGCGCGGTGAATTCTACGTTCTTTACGGCTTTTGATATCGGAGTTGGGGCTGGAATGTTTTTCGGGGGGAAGATTTTTGCATGGTTGAGCTTGAACTGGGCATTTGGCGTGGGTGCCATGCTTAACCTCTTGGCAATTGTCTATTTTTATCGGATTTCCCTGGATCACTACCGACGGAACAAACTTGGCGTGGATTCGGAATGA
- the trpS gene encoding tryptophan--tRNA ligase, whose amino-acid sequence MRILTGLQPSGIVHIGNYFGAMEPAVRLQEQGEAFYFIADYHAMTTVHEPEKLREFVRGLAMDFLSVGLNPERCVFFRQSSIPEVNELSWILGSVCPMGLLERCHSYKDKLAKGFSPSYGLFAYPVLMAADILLYDSDQVPVGKDQKQHVEVTRDLAGKFNEQFGEGLLKLPDPIIAESTAVVPGLDGQKMSKSYGNTLPIFGDEKPLRKLVMRIPTDSTPLEDPKPVDGSVILQLYKLFASADDYSSMVDDFKKGGCGYGDFKKRLFDAYWEYFRRARERRAELENNPDYVDEVLAQGAERARVEAAKVMDRVRKAVGLR is encoded by the coding sequence ATGCGCATTTTGACCGGATTGCAACCTAGCGGAATTGTTCACATTGGCAATTATTTCGGAGCCATGGAACCGGCCGTACGCCTGCAGGAGCAGGGGGAGGCATTTTATTTCATTGCCGATTACCACGCAATGACGACTGTCCATGAACCGGAAAAACTCCGTGAGTTCGTCCGTGGTCTGGCGATGGATTTCCTGTCTGTCGGTCTGAACCCGGAACGTTGCGTCTTTTTTCGCCAGTCGAGTATTCCGGAAGTGAATGAACTGTCGTGGATTCTCGGTAGCGTTTGTCCGATGGGGCTTCTTGAACGTTGCCACTCGTACAAGGATAAGCTTGCCAAGGGTTTTTCCCCCAGCTATGGGCTTTTTGCTTATCCCGTGTTGATGGCAGCGGATATTCTTCTGTACGATTCAGACCAGGTGCCCGTCGGAAAGGATCAGAAGCAGCATGTAGAAGTGACTCGCGATTTGGCCGGCAAATTCAATGAACAGTTTGGCGAGGGATTGCTGAAGTTGCCTGATCCGATTATTGCTGAAAGCACGGCTGTCGTTCCTGGCCTGGATGGTCAGAAGATGAGCAAGAGTTACGGTAATACCCTTCCCATTTTCGGAGATGAGAAACCGTTGCGCAAGCTGGTGATGCGGATTCCGACGGATTCTACCCCTCTGGAGGATCCCAAGCCGGTGGATGGATCGGTTATTCTTCAACTGTACAAGCTGTTTGCCTCCGCAGATGACTATTCCTCCATGGTGGATGATTTCAAGAAAGGCGGTTGTGGGTATGGGGACTTCAAGAAGCGCTTGTTTGACGCTTACTGGGAGTATTTCCGCCGTGCTCGTGAACGGCGTGCCGAGTTGGAAAACAATCCGGATTATGTGGATGAAGTTCTTGCCCAAGGGGCGGAACGGGCGCGTGTGGAAGCGGCCAAGGTGATGGATCGTGTTCGGAAGGCCGTGGGGTTAAGATAA